One Babesia bovis T2Bo chromosome 4 map unlocalized Chr4_1, whole genome shotgun sequence genomic window carries:
- a CDS encoding Alpha/beta hydrolase family protein — protein sequence METKAATVIFAMSHFKNKQNLMIRTYSAVLPQAKGNIVLAHGNCGHFRSEFAAYDIEWYMAHYGIGTPNVKNVVDAELSGVYPKDANMSYNYSNSAFPHFSQLDGRNMFDITPRFIYEGSFIQKLNSIGYNVYGLDHQSHGLSQGITDQRNYFLSIDDLADDIIQFIDIVRRGKFKDTEQSMNDYNPHQPSEVGKVFLGGISMGGNIVLRAAQKSGSYNKSNSMFLDGLIAFAPMTDMTTYTATPKAKLLFCAARVIAALKPRSISNLGCTVPDNVNRFFRCQDPIYYSACQSYRVLLNLFDATTTLSKNYGSYPPEMPTLLFHSKDDDVCTIRGTYEILSTHLKNHKDIKFVEMEGSIHCLTAAIYVENIMPFVAKWLNRINP from the coding sequence ATGGAGACTAAGGCTGCTACAGTAATATTTGCCATGAGccattttaaaaataagCAGAATCTTATGATTCGTACTTATTCGGCTGTGCTTCCCCAGGCTAAGGGTAACATCGTCCTGGCACATGGTAATTGCGGACATTTTAGAAGCGAATTTGCTGCTTACGACATTGAATGGTACATGGCACATTATGGAATTGGAACACCAAATGTAAAAAATGTTGTTGATGCCGAACTAAGTGGAGTCTATCCCAAGGATGCTAACATGAGCTACAATTATTCCAATAGTGCATTTCCACATTTTTCACAGCTAGATGGCCGTAATATGTTTGACATAACTCCAAGATTTATTTACGAGGGAAGTTTCATACAGAAGCTTAACAGTATTGGATACAATGTCTACGGTTTAGATCACCAATCCCACGGATTGTCTCAAGGTATCACTGATCAGCGCAATTACTTCCTATCCATTGATGATTTGGCTGACGATATTATTCAATTCATTGATATTGTGCGTCGTGGGAAGTTTAAAGATACCGAGCAGTCCATGAATGACTACAACCCTCACCAACCATCGGAGGTAGGGAAAGTTTTCCTTGGTGGTATTTCTATGGGTGGAAACATTGTTTTAAGGGCTGCTCAAAAAAGTGGGTCATACAACAAATCAAATTCGATGTTCCTCGATGGTCTAATTGCCTTTGCGCCAATGACTGACATGACCACATATACTGCAACTCCTAAAGCCAAACTATTGTTTTGTGCTGCTAGGGTTATTGCTGCTTTGAAACCCAGATCCATTTCGAATTTGGGATGCACTGTTCCTGATAATGTAAACAGGTTCTTCAGATGTCAAGATCCTATTTACTACTCTGCTTGTCAGAGCTATCGTGTACTTCTCAACTTGTTCGACGCCACAACTACACTGTCAAAGAATTATGGCTCTTACCCTCCCGAAATGCCAACTCTGCTGTTCCATTCGAAAGACGATGATGTGTGCACAATCAGAGGCACATATGAAATCCTAAGCACCCATCTTAAAAATCACAAAGATATCAAATTTGTGGAAATGGAAGGGTCGATTCACTGCTTGACCGCCGCAATATATGTTGAGAATATTATGCCATTCGTTGCTAAGTGGCTCAACAGGATCAACCCATAA
- a CDS encoding DNA mismatch MutS domain V family protein, whose protein sequence is MMKEFRIYRLIRLSSTCGITWRHSYRPKCKYSTGTSTIQHGNAVMHMLSNLKRQDAIVLANRVTKSMTKYKTYVQSQFDDALVKARSQHPRHVIVVLNDEGYIAYGVDAVICVEYGIMPPKDNMTHVVISQERLEQLMKSLEKDSIHIAIYKTITTLEWPSDNDHYMVLKKSLIYSHEASAAETNTPIAKPNHTPHKNFSAVGITHNKTGYSISIIDPVNRTLFIRDHLTTTGAMTLLQNTEHTVVIFQQGNVSVKNLLMQIPTIQRCEQIQVHGSTEAFHETVCRNIKIRLGINSKFKVKRMVVSCEMPNPLNKLTALALGLDQRDCSKESPKGLDRYMLPDNSQRYMKTYMLYMLSHLSDPNIAANVKYVVEKLATTQVSILYEAPITPNKIKCIVSQYKIDTVIMTELQHTLDAYLYYSRSLPNTIKKKIHVIAASDLNLASNIDKLTEDVEICQQVIRNVMHNNRIIPSTGIHALDELFQKEESTFNGMHPSYIVKELYQVDIAACQLIQAVATYFITVPEMAAIDITQPSKWRSYIATELQTHIANTESSNIVINDNYVIFKKITNVEHHKNLRSTEAVIDNQLITGYINNEVTQAMLNYRNRCSIAKYKAQQALSQRARILAKYAQNLVLASHCVVVVQTLAAHVSMATAKGWSHPNISPDRTIIYKNLIPHMDDQDEAIPLTVSLSGVNIIRGSNNSGKSTILSAILAATVAAQSGLYVPCSKGSNIPIYSNIMYHSFTRNKLPVDMSSVEYNVKSLTEILDSADEKSLVIIDELGSNMCDAYAKAVLSYVVDSLEQKKCTAIIATNTNADYITNPGCHHYKIVLEKNTITLVTNDSDRICFSFEFQNSKLLQQLVPLAQKTNDSTNTTLQVTLPDDLPMELHPAAELVLSSLGNMRICTNPKEIVHIYPNGMPPPMLNNAPVLYIMLIPLKESTNTCGNTTVHEPQEKIAIYVGESGNLELRLKAHRSKPVITLEKYMAMNFMNHDISTTTYMRNTMGCETQNSQYLCWAEAHTIVLKLTSRKDAKIAERRLIKRLYMKQSEVVLLSQRDGIYRELPCVD, encoded by the exons ATGATGAAGGAATTTAGAATCTACCGCTTAATAAGATTGTCTTCTACATGTGGAATAACCTGGCGACATTCATATAGACCAAAATGTAAATACTCAACCGGAACCAGTACTATTCAACATGGTAATGCAGTGATGCATATGTTGTCCAATTTGAAAAGACAAGATGCAATTGTTTTAGCTAATAGGGTTACCAAATCTATGACAAAGTATAAGACATACGTGCAGAGTCAATTCGATGATGCGCTTGTTAAAGCAAGATCACAGCATCCTCGCCATGTCATTGTTGTACTGAACGATGAGGGTTATATCGCATACGGTGTCGACGCAGTAATATGCGTAGAATATGGTATCATGCCCCCTAAAGATAATATGACTCATGTTGTCATATCCCAAGAACGACTAGAGCAGCTAATGAAAAGTTTAGAGAAGGATAGCATTCATATTGCCATTTACAAAACCATAACAACGTTAGAATGGCCATCTGATAATGATCATTATATGGTACTCAAGAAAAGCCTCATATATTCACATGAGGCGTCGGCCGCTGAAACAAATACACCTATAGCAAAGCCTAACCACACTCCACATAAGAACTTCTCGGCAGTTGGAATCACACATAACAAAACTGGATATAGCATATCTATAATTGATCCGGTGAATCGAACGCTATTTATAAGAGATCATCTAACTACCACAGGAGCGATGACCCTTCTTCAAAATACAGAGCATACGGTTGTTATATTCCAACAAGGTAACGTTTCAGTGAAAAATTTACTAATGCAAATACCAACCATACAACGTTGCGAACAAATACAG GTACATGGGAGCACAGAAGCCTTCCACGAAACAGTGTGCcgtaatataaaaatacGTTTAGGAATCAATAGTAAATTCAAAGTGAAACGCATGGTTGTATCATGTGAAATGCCTAACCCCCTGAATAAACTCACAGCATTAGCATTGGGTTTAGACCAACGTGACTGTAGTAAGGAATCGCCCAAGGGACTCGATAGATATATGCTGCCAGATAATTCGCAGCGATATATGAAGACTTATATGCTGTACATGCTTTCACATTTATCTGACCCAAATATTGCTGCTAACGTTAAATATGTCGTGGAAAAACTGGCAACAACACAAGtatctattttatatgAGGCACCAATAACACCAAATAAAATTAAGTGCATTGTTTCTCAATATAAA ATTGACACCGTTATAATGACGGAACTGCAACATACACTGGATGCATATCTGTATTACAGTCGTTCATTACCTAACACCATAAAAAAGAAAATTCATGTTATTGCCGCCAGCGATTTAAATCTTGCTTCCAATATAGATAAACTAACAGAAGATGTAGAAATATGCCAACAAGTCATTAGAAATGTTATGCACAACAATAGAATTATTCCATCTACAGGTATCCACGCACTGGACGAACTTTTCCAAAAAGAA GAATCCACATTTAATGGGATGCATCCTTCATACATCGTGAAAGAATTATACCAAGTGGACATTGCAGCATGTCAGCTTATTCAGGCGGTAGCTACATATTTCATCACTGTTCCAGAAATGGCAGCAATCGATATTACCCAACCGTCAAAATGGAGAAGTTACATTGCTACTGAACTGCAAACTCACATTGCAAATACAGAGTCTTCAAATATAGTAATTAATGATAATTACgtaatatttaaaaaaATCACCAATGTGGAACACCACAAGAATCTTCGAAGCACTGAG GCCGTTATAGACAATCAACTAATCACAGGTTATATTAACAACGAAGTCACTCAAGCTATGTTAAATTACCGTAATAGATGCTCGATTGCAAAGTATAAGGCACAACAAGCGCTCTCTCAAAGGGCAAGGATATTAGCTAAATATGCACAAAATCTGGTGCTAGCGTCTCATTGTGTAGTTGTTGTACAGACACTAGCAGCTCACGTCTCAATGGCTACGGCTAAGGGGTGGTCACATCCAAACATATCACCCGACAGAACCATAATCTATAAAAACTTGATTCCGCACATGGATGACCAAGATGAAGCTATACCACTCACTGTATCTCTTAGTGGTGTTAACATAATTAGAGGGAGCAACAATTCCGGAAAGTCTACAATTCTCTCCGCAATCCTTGCGGCAACTGTAGCAGCACAATCAG GACTGTATGTACCTTGCTCTAAAGGATCTaatataccaatatatagcaatatTATGTACCACTCTTTCACCAGGAATAAATTACCGGTGGATATGTCATCCGTTGAGTACAATGTTAAAAGTCTAACGGAGATCCTTGACTCCGCCGATGAAAAAAGCCTTGTAATCATTGATGAACTTGGTTCGAACATGTGTGATGCTTACGCAAAAG CTGTATTGTCGTATGTGGTAGATTCTCTGGAACAAAAGAAATGTACAGCCATTATTGCAACAAATACCAATGCAGATTATATTACAAACCCAGGATGCCATCATTATAAAATTGTATTAGAAAAAAACACAATAACATTGGTTACGAACGACTCAGATCGTATTTGCTTTTCATTCGAATTTCAAAACAGCAAACTGCTGCAACAACTGGTTCCATTAGCACAAAAGACAAATGATTCTACAAATACGACTCTACAGGTCACATTACCGGATGATTTACCAATGGAATTACATCCAGCTGCAGAGCTGGTGCTTTCATCTCTAGGGAACATGCGTATTTGTACAAACCCAAAGGAGattgtacatatataccCTAACGGAATGCCCCCACCAATGTTAAACAATGCAccagtgttatatatcatgctTATTCCTTTAAAAGAATCCACTAATACGTGTGGAAACACCACTGTTCATGAACCCCAAGAAAAGATAGCTATTTACGTAGGAGAAAGCGGGAATCTCGAACTAAGACTCAAGGCACATAGATCGAAACCTGTTATCACTTTGGAAAAATATATGGCTATGAATTTTATGAACCATGATATATCTACTACAACATACATGCGGAATACAATGGGTTGCGAAACACAGAACTCTCAATATTTGTGCTGGGCTGAAGCACATACAATTGTGTTGAAACTGACAAGTAGGAAGGATGCTAAAATAGCTGAGCGGAGACTAATTAAACGACTATACATGAAGCAAAGTGAGGTGGTGCTTCTGTCACAAAGAGACGGTATATACAGAGAATTACCTTGCGTTGACTGA
- a CDS encoding putative Ribonucleoside-diphosphate reductase small chain A gives MTDSLSTDDLSSRMKALQSEEFILVEDPNRNGLYPIKYPDFWEWYKKAQASFWTSEEIDLSSDLKDWGTLTEGEHHFIKNVLAFFAASDGIVLENLALRFLKDVKLPEAKFFYCFQITVENIHSETYSLLIEQYIRDEAEKDRLFRAIETIDAVRDKAIWAAKWMNDEKSFAERIVAYAAVEGIFFSGSFCAIFWLKKRGLMPGLTFSNELIARDEGLHADFGCFIYSKLKHKLPAECVQQIIKEAVAVERVFVCDSLPTDLIGMNSMLMAQYIEFVADRLLQALGVPPVYKTKNPFEWMELISVQGKTNFFEKRVGEYQKSGILANQDEQKFATDADF, from the exons atgaCTGATAGTCTGTCTACAGATGACTTGAGCTCGCGCATGAAGGCTCTGCAATCGGAGGAATTCATTCTCGTGGAAGATCCTAACAGGAAT GGATTGTATCCCATCAAATACCCTGATTTTTGGGAATGGTATAAAAAGGCACAAGCATCATTCTGGACTTCAGAAGAAATAGATTTATCGTCTGATCTCAAAGATTGGGGTACTCTTACCGAGGGGGAACatcattttattaaaaatgtACTAGCCTTCTTTGCCGCCAG CGATGGAATTGTGCTTGAAAATTTGGCATTAAGATTTCTCAAAGATGTCAAATTACCAGAGGCTAAATTTTTCTATTGTTTCCAAATTACAGTCGAAAACATACACTCTGAAACTTACAGCCTGCTGATTGAGCAATACATTAGAGATGAAGCAGAAAAGGATCGGCTTTTCAGAGCGATAGAAACTATTGATGCTGTCCGTGATAAGGCTATATGGGCGGCGAAATGGATGAACGATGAAAAATCATTCGCCGAACGTATT GTTGCATATGCAGCAGTTGAAGGCATATTTTTTTCTGGAAGTTTTTGTGCTATATTTTGGCTTAAAAAACGTGGTCTCATGCCAGGGTTGACCTTTAGCAACGAACTTATTGCAAGGGACGAAGGACTACACGCAGATTTTGGATGTTTCATATATAGTAAACTGAAGCACAAACTACCTGCCGAATGCGTACAACAGATTATTAAAGAAGCAGTAGCTGTGGAGCGAGTATTTGTATGTGACTCCCTTCCTACTGACCTCATCGGAATGAACTCAATGCTTATGGCACAGTATATCGAATTTGTCGCAGACAGACTACTCCAGGCATTAGGAGTACCACCAGTCTACAAAACCAAAAACCCATTCGAATGGATGGAATTGATCTCGGTCCAG GGGAAAACCAACTTTTTCGAAAAACGTGTTGGAGAATACCAGAAGTCCGGTATCTTGGCCAACCAGGATGAACAAAAATTCGCAACAGATGCTGATTTTTAA
- a CDS encoding PHD-zinc-finger like domain family protein codes for MKTPATIFTERTDTSEVNWSFEGCVLSRFDVTYPERRLLCAWCKRMTPTSYKLDNKSVDCHTQCIILALFQYFMMHYDSLICLGSHSDYGINALSKICEMPFQLLTINDVNNKCIFCGARGAFFKCAVGHCINYYHLNCNQKGLVIISRENGRAKMPHYRFTLCHLHQNSVEIDLVEQQFYEKISSIFSHDDLRTAMASVFSNASSSVDSTTPPSSRSTVSEASNITTRGKDAKQQTKKDRKTTSTRGVASHGRSKEEHLADNQMLTGSDGSLLLQQMGLMPSDGRCLLVDEYLAIRRNGSQRNVKKFDWDIYKILFAKFNADLLQPSLPHNIETCDLNSDLRMVLSLDGCVESPSDISRLTLESEPSIMNITNSMSMQLRQRSTLLKTSEEAEMENNSASRSVESSAESYADLPEFLEPLVRPSTPVEHVSPHYDNRMIHSAMEVMEVYGYRTHRPHFVLVKFGNRAAWLSVAVLKSKRHGTIKSMLLDYIAIGMLEYEYLKRVLRLAYYLPKSGRVIPIIHLPKDKAEKKTNDYNERRTLGGFSWNVTPSVEGYLHTTLITPLKLSDEYSGQGKTLFDGILNIEDVQSNMLYDPEDEAADLNFVNRQANVLVAILRSVNKAIEEQKQRLLKSLSIEVSYQNRLHEDAGMISQYVKLTLQMTRWSHFRQFFMYAVEMFNNVFEYESQKETNNAKTLQLKAESTLETDDKEFCSVCLMSEQAQKQTMTQCARCYIRVHNKCYIAYKNSVPEPAPTDSKAGTYKNDWYCEPCEYEVLMNANSKTATCNNVVCCACYSSGGAFKRVTEMMGKKIQQGSPVKWIHLHCVALLLPRVVCQEWVALSRWELRNVVNNDTEICKICSVNGGFMLTCAHPRCNVIFHTTCAWVEGAYVKESPYHNSSEIETIVRNLYPNSELFPTISLRVYCIQHSIELFSEQAVKKVKERKCIAYTHYRRCPWYSTRKNPEPKQITLPLTSCPAPVEITLNGAIETVEADGHKRKVDFDVTSVLLLRAQSRPKQRKSLTKIPSYLAPSIQQVRHVAQQCQDVLMMNYQEEMLNNAQNLLVDQVQPQPMMNNHMIMNPEYAMMMSNPMAAMMNPQHMGMMVSHPTMMTNPMQKPMLQPMMYNAPPQYMTDRSQYVMNMPTGHMQANSYANQLARARMGVRPMSMPPTMMVYPTGMNMMPMNQHMMQMAQHPYMAAAYAQPVPMMPEYWDQGNNMMQYNDQQPHIDNTYVNGGDTGYQKK; via the exons ATGAAAACTCCAGCTACCATTTTCACTGAACGCACAGATACTAGTGAGGTCAATTGGTCTTTTGAAGGATGTGTTCTTTCAAGATTCGATGTGACTTATCCGGAGCGCAGGTTACTATGTGCATGGTGTAAAAGAATGACCCCAACGTCCTATAAATTGGACAATAAAAGTGTCGACTGTCATACCCAATGCATCATATTGGCTCTGTTTCAATATTTTATGATGCACTATGATTCACTCATTTGTTTAGGAAGCCATAGCGATTATGGTATTAATGCCTTATCCAAGATCTGTGAAATGCCATTCCAACTTTTAACCATAAATGATGTGAATAATAAGTGTATATTTTGTGGCGCAAGAGGAGCTTTTTTTAAATGTGCCGTAGGGCATTGCATTAACTATTACCATCTGAACTGTAACCAGAAAGGTTTAGTCATCATCAGCAGAGAAAATGGACGTGCTAAGATGCCGCATTATAGATTTACGCTATGCCATTTACACCAAAATTCAGTTGAAATAGATTTGGTTGAGCAGCAATTCTACGAAAAGATATCATCTATTTTTAGTCATGATGATTTACGAACTGCCATGGCAAGCGTGTTCTCCAATGCGTCATCTTCAGTGGATTCAACTACACCACCGTCTTCGAGATCCACTGTCAGTGAAGCATCTAACATCACTACAAGAGGTAAGGATGCAAAACAACAAACAAAGAAGGATCGTAAAACAACTTCTACCCGAGGAGTTGCATCTCATGGAAGGTCTAAGGAGGAACATTTGGCAGACAACCAGATGTTAACCGGCAGTGATGGAAGTCTATTGTTACAGCAAATGGGTCTTATGCCATCGGATGGACGATGCCTCTTGGTCGACGAATATCTCGCAATTAGACGGAATGGAAGTCAAAGGAATGTGAAGAAATTTGATTGGgacatatacaaaatacTATTTGCCAAGTTTAATGCTGATTTGTTACAGCCATCACTTCCGCATAACATAGAAACGTGTGATTTGAATAGTGATCTAAGAATGGTACTCTCCTTGGATGGATGTGTTGAATCTCCAAGTGACATAAGTAGGCTGACGCTAGAGTCAGAACCGTCTATtatgaatataacaaattCTATGTCAATGCAGTTGCGACAGCGGTCAACATTACTAAAAACATCAGAAGAAGCAGAAATGGAAAATAACAGCGCTTCGCGGTCAGTGGAAAGCTCTGCGGAATCTTATGCTGATTTACCTGAATTTTTAGAACCATTGGTTAGACCCAGTACTCCTGTCGAACATGTGTCACCACATTATGATAATCGAATGATTCATTCGGCAATGGAGGTCATGGAAGTTTATGGATATAGGACACACAGACCTCATTTTGTTTTAGTAAAATTCGGTAATAGAGCAGCGTGGCTTTCCGTTGCTGTTTTAAAATCGAAGCGCCATGGAACTATAAAAAGCATGTTGCTGGACTACATCGCTATCGGAATGCTTGAATATGAGTATCTTAAGAGAGTACTCAGATTAGCATATTATTTGCCGAAATCAGGCAGAGTAATTCCCATTATACATTTACCAAAAGATAAGGCTGAAAAGAAAACAAACGACTACAATGAAAGAAGAACTTTGGGTGGATTCAGCTGGAATGTTACACCATCAGTCGAAGGTTACCTACATACAACGTTGATTACCCCTTTGAAGCTCTCCGATGAATATTCAGGACAGGGTAAAACTTTGTTCGACGGTATATTGAATATTGAAGATGTCCAATCAAATATGCTTTATGATCCGGAAGATGAAGCTGCTGACCTGAACTTTGTCAACAGACAGGCGAATGTTCTCGTTGCTATTCTACGAAGTGTTAACAAAGCTATTGAAGAACAAAAACAACGTTTATTGAAATCATTATCAATAGAAGTGTCTTATCAAAATCGTTTGCACGAGGATGCTGGAATGATTAGTCAATATGTTAAGCTCACCTTGCAAATGACAAGGTGGTCTCATTTTCGTCAGTTTTTTATGTATGCTGTGGAAATGTTCAATAACGTATTTGAATATGAAAGTCAAAAGGAAACAAATAATGCAAAGACTTTGCAGCTGAAAGCTGAAAGTACACTTGAGACCGATGATAAGGAGTTCTGTTCAGTATGTCTTATGTCGGAACAAGCACAAAAGCAAACCATGACTCAATGTGCACGTTGTTACATTAGAGTCCACAACAAGTGCTACATCGCATACAAAAATTCGGTACCAGAGCCAGCTCCAACCGACAGTAAAGCGGGCACATATAAGAACGATTGGTATTGCGAGCCTTGTGAGTATGAAGTTCTCATGAACGCAAATAGTAAAACTGCGACGTGTAACAACGTTGTATGCTGTGCCTGTTATAGCAGTGGAGGAGCTTTCAAACGTGTAACAGAGATGATGGGTAAAAAGATACAGCAAGGATCACCTGTAAAATGGATCCACTTACATTGCGTAGCGCTGCTGCTTCCAAGAGTGGTATGCCAAGAGTGGGTAGCATTAAGCAGATGGGAATTAAGGAATGTGGTGAACAACGATACCGAAATATGTAAAATTTGTAGTGTGAATGGTGGATTCATGCTGACATGTGCACATCCAAGATGcaatgttatattccaCACCACCTGTGCTTGGGTGGAAGGAGCGTATGTAAAAGAGTCTCCATATCACAACTCTTCCGAAATCGAGACTATAGTAAGAAACCTTTACCCTAACTCGGAACTATTCCCAACCATTTCCCTTAGGGTTTATTGTATCCAACATTCAATCGAGTTATTCTCAGAACA aGCTGTCAAAAAGGTGAAGGAACGGAAGTGTATCGCATATACTCATTATCGACGTTGCCCATGGTATAGTACCCGCAAAAATCCAGAACCCAAACAGATTACATTGCCACTTACTTCATGCCCTGCTCCTGTGGAAATAACGTTGAATGGTGCCATTGAAACAGTGGAAGCTGACGGACATAAAAGGAAGGTGGACTTTGACGTCACATCTGTTTTACTATTACGTGCCCAAAGTCGTCCTAAACAAAGGAAGTCTCTAACTAAAATACCAAGTTATCTAGCACCGAGCATACAACAAGTTAGACATGTGGCACAACAATGTCAAGATGTattgatgatgaattaTCAAGAggaaatgttgaataatGCTCAAAATTTACTTGTCGATCAGGTACAACCACAGCCGATGATGAACAATCATATGATCATGAACCCCGAATATGCAATGATGATGAGCAATCCAATGGCTGCTATGATGAACCCTCAGCACATGGGCATGATGGTTTCACACCCTACCATGATGACCAACCCTATGCAAAAGCCAATGCTACAGCCCATGATGTACAACGCGCCGCCACAATATATGACGGACCGATCGCAATATGTTATGAACATGCCGACTGGACATATGCAAGCTAACTCCTATGCTAATCAACTTGCTAGAGCCAGAATGGGTGTTAGGCCAATGAGTATGCCACCAACCATGATGGTATACCCTACTGGTATGAACATGATGCCTATGAATCAGCATATGATGCAAATGGCACAACATCCGTACATGGCTGCGGCATATGCGCAACCGGTGCCCATGATGCCTGAATACTGGGATCAAGGAAACAACATGATGCAATACAATGACCAACAACCACACATTGATAACACATATGTGAACGGCGGCGATACAGGATATCAAAAGAAATGA